From one Flavobacteriales bacterium genomic stretch:
- a CDS encoding DUF6029 family protein, whose protein sequence is MLRLWAIVLLFIWSYQGFSQDSGKWGEIHGNVQFDAQYYNPDTIIGAPPVPEKLLSNGFTNLIYTKGKFQVGMRYENYLNALQGFDRRYQGQGITYRYATFDADFLTITVGNFYEQFGSGMILRAYEERGLGYDNVLDGARVKAHVLGGLYMTAFIGRQRSFFTYGDGIVRGFDGEINLNETFHAISESKLKATIGGSFVSKYQKDEDPDFELPENVGAWGARANIMYGRFNLSVEYVSKINDPEATNAFLYDGLLRKNYNPGNGLLATLAYSQKGLGIVLGAKRIDNMGFRSDRNATGTNLNINYLPALTKQHTYQLAASLYPYATQPNGEWSFQGEVSYKVPRKSKIGGKFGTDLTLNYSEVHGLVNTVNEAGSGYTNNFFQLGDLYFRDVNFEISRKFSKSFKAVAKYLNLAYNKDVVQGLVGYGTILANIAIIDLTYKVASDHSLRLEMQGLWTKDRADQGDWAMALLEYQWSPHLFVAVTDQWNYGNEHVEKRLHYPSITVGYIHNATRVTLGYGRQRAGIFCVGGICRNVPAANGVSLSITTSF, encoded by the coding sequence ATGTTACGCCTTTGGGCGATTGTTCTTCTTTTTATTTGGTCATATCAAGGGTTTAGCCAAGACTCTGGCAAATGGGGCGAAATTCACGGAAATGTGCAGTTCGATGCCCAGTATTACAATCCCGATACCATCATTGGCGCTCCACCCGTTCCCGAAAAACTTCTTTCCAACGGGTTTACCAACCTTATTTACACAAAAGGGAAATTTCAGGTTGGTATGCGTTATGAAAACTATCTGAATGCCCTTCAGGGTTTTGATAGACGCTACCAAGGACAGGGAATCACTTATCGCTACGCCACCTTCGATGCCGACTTTTTAACGATCACAGTGGGTAACTTCTACGAGCAATTCGGATCAGGGATGATTCTAAGAGCATACGAAGAACGAGGCTTGGGTTATGATAACGTGCTGGATGGAGCACGAGTGAAGGCGCACGTTCTGGGTGGTCTATATATGACCGCTTTTATTGGCCGTCAGCGATCGTTCTTTACTTATGGAGATGGAATTGTGCGTGGATTTGACGGAGAGATAAACCTGAACGAAACGTTCCATGCTATTTCTGAAAGCAAACTGAAAGCCACCATCGGAGGCAGTTTTGTGAGTAAATACCAGAAGGACGAAGACCCTGACTTTGAGCTACCTGAAAACGTAGGTGCGTGGGGAGCTCGAGCCAATATAATGTATGGTAGATTTAATTTATCTGTAGAATACGTGAGTAAGATCAATGACCCTGAAGCAACCAATGCTTTTCTCTATGATGGTCTCTTGAGAAAAAATTACAATCCGGGAAATGGATTATTAGCAACTCTGGCCTACTCGCAAAAAGGCTTAGGCATTGTGCTTGGAGCAAAACGAATTGACAATATGGGGTTCCGTTCCGACAGAAACGCAACGGGAACTAATTTGAACATCAATTACCTCCCTGCCCTTACGAAACAACACACTTACCAGTTGGCAGCAAGCCTTTACCCTTACGCCACACAACCTAACGGTGAATGGTCTTTTCAAGGAGAAGTGAGTTACAAAGTTCCGAGGAAATCGAAAATCGGTGGCAAATTCGGGACTGACCTTACGTTAAACTATTCTGAAGTTCATGGCCTTGTGAATACAGTTAACGAAGCTGGAAGCGGATACACGAACAACTTCTTCCAACTAGGCGATCTGTATTTCAGAGACGTCAACTTCGAGATCAGTAGGAAGTTCAGCAAGAGCTTTAAGGCTGTTGCCAAATATTTGAATCTGGCATACAACAAAGACGTGGTGCAAGGCTTGGTTGGCTACGGAACCATTCTTGCCAACATCGCTATTATTGATCTCACCTATAAAGTGGCAAGCGACCATTCATTGCGATTGGAAATGCAAGGGCTGTGGACAAAGGATAGAGCCGACCAAGGAGATTGGGCGATGGCATTGCTGGAGTACCAATGGTCACCACATTTATTTGTAGCAGTTACAGATCAATGGAATTACGGCAACGAGCACGTTGAGAAACGCTTGCATTATCCATCAATTACTGTAGGATACATTCACAATGCAACACGTGTAACCTTAGGCTACGGAAGACAACGTGCGGGTATTTTCTGCGTTGGTGGTATTTGTAGAAATGTCCCTGCTGCAAATGGTGTTTCGCTTTCGATAACTACAAGTTTTTAA
- a CDS encoding TlpA family protein disulfide reductase, translated as MKNTIVLFCALLFGTASIKAQVAKEKWDLPSAIVKSLDGKSIDSKTFENDGKPIIISFWATWCKPCVLELNTISDYYADWQEETGVKLIAISIDDARNTAKVAPFVNGKDWDYEVYMDPNGDFKRVMNVNTVPHTFVLNGDKQVVWSHNAYAPGDEEHLYEIVKENSGK; from the coding sequence ATGAAAAACACAATTGTACTTTTTTGCGCTTTACTTTTTGGAACTGCCTCTATTAAGGCACAAGTGGCCAAAGAGAAATGGGATCTGCCTTCAGCAATTGTTAAGTCACTGGATGGAAAAAGTATCGACTCCAAAACATTTGAGAATGATGGAAAACCGATCATCATCAGTTTTTGGGCTACTTGGTGCAAACCATGCGTACTAGAGTTGAATACAATTTCCGACTACTATGCAGATTGGCAAGAAGAAACAGGTGTTAAATTGATTGCTATTTCTATTGATGATGCGCGGAACACGGCCAAAGTGGCTCCATTCGTAAATGGTAAAGATTGGGATTACGAGGTTTACATGGATCCGAATGGAGACTTCAAACGGGTGATGAATGTAAATACGGTTCCTCACACATTTGTTCTAAATGGCGACAAACAAGTAGTTTGGTCGCACAATGCTTACGCTCCTGGAGATGAAGAACATCTTTACGAGATCGTAAAAGAGAATTCTGGAAAATAA
- a CDS encoding Omp28-related outer membrane protein, whose translation MKKRLLSLSMGFICSAGAFAQTFLLQEDFQSGLPGTWSQTTLATDGGWLAGTGTALSSSSFTIPAHTNIVGTNDDGCNCDKSADRLITPSLDLTGYSSLYAKFDLFFYNGAYQGAQEVGTFAYSTNGGSTWTSLQQLDGAENWQDGLLVDVSAAAGNSDVKFSWLYNDGSGWTFGMGLDNVAIFEPAAVEVELTSLSIPQYAAPGNINITGTITSYGTATLNNVSVVWSDGTNNYTDNLTGLGLSFGDSYNFTHATPLAGTAGNTYNIDVTIDATGDADGTNNDGSSSVTVALQLANRLSLVEDFTSSTCPPCQWLNESGFDGSGLNNGLSALNANNLSGAQVSVVKYPVDWPGEGDHGWNSEVENRRAYYGVTGAPTPFVDGEEYNFSAFNSSDIADHQDDIAVFDIAATHTIDGSTVTVEVTVDPYVTANAKLYIALVEVEYAATSHSSFSNGETEFHNIFRKMLPNASGSSVSLTAGTQYTAQQSYTATVNPNLPTQGSFDFHAGADFRVVAFLQASNKTVLNSTVSSGPSMFVTGIREYDDNTTIGVYPNPISSGALNVVIETENHTEGYVTVSDMKGAVVLQQSLGGLEAGMNRRSINIDGLSTGLYNVNVLTNGFIHSTRITVAK comes from the coding sequence TTCATCTGCTCAGCTGGGGCATTCGCCCAAACATTTCTTCTTCAAGAAGATTTTCAGTCTGGTCTACCAGGAACTTGGTCTCAAACGACTTTGGCTACCGATGGTGGTTGGTTGGCTGGGACTGGAACAGCTCTTTCAAGCAGCAGTTTTACTATTCCTGCCCACACCAACATTGTTGGAACCAATGACGATGGTTGTAATTGCGACAAAAGTGCTGACAGATTGATCACTCCTTCCTTAGACCTCACTGGTTACTCTTCTTTGTATGCCAAATTCGACCTGTTCTTTTACAACGGTGCTTACCAAGGAGCTCAAGAAGTTGGAACATTTGCATACTCGACCAATGGTGGAAGTACATGGACATCTTTGCAACAACTTGACGGAGCAGAAAACTGGCAAGATGGTTTACTGGTCGATGTATCTGCAGCAGCAGGAAACAGCGATGTTAAATTCTCTTGGCTTTATAATGACGGTTCTGGTTGGACATTTGGAATGGGCTTAGATAACGTGGCCATTTTTGAGCCTGCAGCAGTTGAGGTTGAACTCACCTCTCTTTCAATTCCACAATATGCAGCTCCAGGCAACATCAATATTACTGGAACCATTACTAGCTATGGAACCGCCACGTTGAACAACGTTTCTGTTGTTTGGTCTGATGGCACAAACAACTACACAGATAACCTTACTGGCCTTGGTCTTTCTTTTGGAGACAGCTATAATTTCACACATGCCACTCCTCTTGCAGGAACTGCTGGTAACACGTACAATATTGATGTTACAATTGACGCAACCGGAGATGCAGATGGGACAAACAACGATGGCAGCTCAAGTGTTACTGTTGCGTTACAATTGGCCAACCGCCTAAGCTTAGTGGAAGACTTCACAAGTTCAACCTGCCCTCCATGTCAGTGGTTGAACGAGAGTGGATTTGATGGTAGTGGTTTGAACAACGGTCTTTCAGCTTTGAACGCGAACAACCTTTCGGGTGCTCAAGTATCAGTGGTTAAATATCCTGTGGATTGGCCGGGAGAAGGAGACCATGGTTGGAATTCTGAGGTTGAAAATAGAAGAGCATATTACGGTGTAACTGGTGCTCCTACTCCTTTCGTTGATGGAGAAGAATATAATTTCTCTGCATTTAACTCAAGCGATATTGCCGATCACCAAGATGATATTGCAGTGTTCGATATCGCTGCCACACACACTATTGACGGAAGCACAGTGACCGTTGAAGTAACAGTGGATCCATACGTAACTGCTAACGCAAAACTTTACATTGCATTGGTTGAGGTTGAGTACGCAGCTACAAGCCACTCAAGCTTTAGCAACGGTGAGACTGAATTCCATAACATCTTCAGAAAAATGTTGCCAAACGCAAGTGGATCAAGTGTTTCACTTACAGCAGGAACGCAATACACTGCTCAACAATCTTACACCGCCACTGTGAATCCGAACCTTCCAACTCAAGGATCATTCGATTTCCATGCAGGAGCAGATTTCCGAGTTGTAGCTTTCCTTCAAGCTTCTAACAAAACTGTGTTGAACTCTACTGTTTCTAGCGGTCCATCAATGTTCGTTACAGGCATCCGCGAGTATGATGACAACACAACTATTGGCGTATATCCAAACCCAATTTCATCTGGCGCATTGAACGTGGTTATCGAAACAGAAAACCACACAGAAGGATATGTTACCGTTTCTGACATGAAAGGTGCTGTTGTTCTTCAACAATCATTGGGCGGACTTGAGGCTGGAATGAACAGACGTTCTATCAACATTGATGGTCTTTCTACAGGACTTTACAACGTGAACGTGCTTACAAACGGTTTCATTCACTCTACTAGAATCACTGTAGCTAAGTAG